The following proteins come from a genomic window of Mycobacterium sp. DL:
- a CDS encoding metal-sulfur cluster assembly factor — translation MSDTAVPNDELLADIEEAMRDVVDPELGINVVDLGLVYGVDVEDGDTGPVALINMTLTSAACPLTDVIEDQSRSALVGAGLVNEIKINWVWNPPWGPDKITDDGREQLRALGFTV, via the coding sequence ATGAGTGATACGGCAGTACCAAACGACGAACTGCTCGCCGACATCGAGGAGGCCATGCGCGATGTCGTCGACCCCGAACTCGGGATCAACGTCGTCGACCTCGGCCTGGTCTACGGCGTGGACGTGGAGGACGGCGACACCGGTCCGGTGGCACTGATCAACATGACCCTCACGTCTGCGGCGTGTCCGTTGACCGACGTCATCGAGGATCAGTCCCGCAGCGCTCTGGTGGGTGCCGGCCTGGTGAACGAGATCAAGATCAACTGGGTGTGGAATCCACCGTGGGGTCCGGACAAGATCACCGATGACGGGCGCGAGCAACTCAGGGCCCTCGGTTTCACCGTCTGA
- the sufB gene encoding Fe-S cluster assembly protein SufB: protein MTLTPETPLTQEETIASLGKYGYGWSDSDVAGASAQRGLSEAVVRDISMKKSEPEWMLDIRLKALRTFGKKPMPNWGSDLEGIHFDNIKYFVRSSEKQAATWDDLPAEIKNTYDRLGIPEAEKQRLVSGVAAQYESEVVYHSIREDLEALGVIFLDTDTALKEHPEIFKEYFGTVIPAGDNKFSALNTAVWSGGSFIYVPKGVHVDIPLQAYFRINTENMGQFERTLIIVDEDAYVHYVEGCTAPIYKSDSLHSAVVEIIVKPGGRCRYTTIQNWSNNVYNLVTKRARAEAGATMEWVDGNIGSKVTMKYPAVWMTGEHAKGEVLSVAFAGEGQHQDTGAKMLHLAPNTSSNIVSKSVARGGGRASYRGLVQINKGAHGSRSSVKCDALLVDTISRSDTYPYVDIREDDVTMGHEATVSKVSADQLFYLMCRGLTEDEAMAMVVRGFVEPIAKELPMEYALELNRLIELQMEGAVG from the coding sequence ATGACACTCACACCGGAGACGCCGCTCACCCAGGAGGAGACCATTGCCTCCTTGGGCAAGTACGGCTACGGCTGGTCCGACTCCGATGTCGCGGGCGCCAGTGCACAGCGCGGATTGTCCGAGGCGGTCGTGCGCGACATCTCCATGAAGAAGAGCGAGCCCGAGTGGATGCTCGACATCCGGCTCAAGGCGCTGCGCACCTTCGGCAAGAAGCCGATGCCGAACTGGGGTTCCGACCTCGAGGGCATCCACTTCGACAACATCAAGTACTTCGTGCGCTCCAGCGAGAAGCAGGCCGCCACGTGGGATGACCTGCCCGCCGAGATCAAGAACACCTACGACAGGCTCGGCATCCCCGAGGCGGAGAAGCAGCGACTGGTCTCCGGGGTGGCTGCCCAGTACGAGTCCGAGGTGGTCTATCACTCCATCCGCGAGGATCTCGAGGCGCTCGGCGTCATCTTCCTCGACACCGATACCGCGCTGAAGGAACACCCGGAGATCTTCAAGGAGTACTTCGGCACGGTCATCCCGGCCGGTGACAACAAGTTCTCCGCGCTGAACACCGCGGTGTGGTCCGGTGGGTCCTTCATCTACGTGCCCAAGGGGGTGCACGTCGACATCCCGCTGCAGGCCTACTTCCGGATCAACACCGAGAACATGGGCCAGTTCGAGCGGACGCTGATCATCGTCGACGAGGACGCCTACGTGCACTACGTCGAGGGTTGCACCGCGCCGATCTACAAGAGCGACTCGCTGCACTCCGCGGTCGTGGAGATCATCGTCAAGCCCGGCGGACGCTGCCGCTACACGACCATCCAGAACTGGTCGAACAACGTCTACAACCTGGTCACCAAGCGGGCCCGCGCCGAAGCGGGGGCCACCATGGAGTGGGTCGACGGCAACATCGGTTCCAAGGTCACCATGAAGTACCCGGCGGTCTGGATGACCGGTGAGCATGCCAAGGGCGAGGTGCTCTCGGTGGCATTCGCCGGTGAGGGCCAGCACCAGGACACCGGCGCCAAGATGCTGCACCTGGCGCCCAACACGTCGTCCAACATCGTGTCGAAGTCGGTGGCCCGCGGCGGTGGCCGCGCGTCCTACCGTGGCCTGGTCCAGATCAACAAGGGTGCCCACGGCTCCCGCTCCAGCGTCAAATGTGATGCGCTGCTGGTCGATACGATCAGTCGCTCCGATACCTATCCGTACGTTGACATCCGTGAGGACGACGTCACGATGGGTCACGAGGCGACGGTGTCGAAGGTCAGTGCCGATCAGCTGTTCTACCTGATGTGCCGCGGTCTGACCGAGGACGAGGCGATGGCGATGGTGGTGCGTGGATTCGTCGAGCCGATCGCCAAGGAACTGCCGATGGAGTACGCGCTCGAGCTCAATCGGCTGATCGAGCTGCAGATGGAAGGCGCGGTCGGCTAG
- a CDS encoding metalloregulator ArsR/SmtB family transcription factor produces the protein MPELRHTGVVKFGPQAAHPTAPQSAHADGDTRTTIIRLLLESGPVTAGSIGERLGLSAAGVRRHLDALIDAGDAKANAPAAWQQEGRGRPAKRYQLTAEGRAKLEHTYDDLASAAMRQLRELGGDEAIRTFARGRIDAILAGVEPVTGAETGDEVEAAADRIAGALTDAGYATTTTQVGGPVRGVQICQHHCPVSHVAQEFPELCEAEQQAMAEILGTHVQRLATIVNGDCACTTHVPLSAAKA, from the coding sequence ATTCCGGAATTGCGTCACACTGGTGTTGTGAAATTCGGTCCTCAAGCTGCGCACCCGACTGCACCGCAGTCCGCGCACGCTGACGGAGACACCCGGACCACGATCATCCGGCTCCTGCTGGAGTCGGGCCCCGTCACCGCAGGCAGCATCGGCGAGCGTCTCGGCCTGTCCGCCGCAGGCGTGCGCAGGCACCTCGACGCGCTCATCGACGCCGGGGACGCGAAAGCCAACGCCCCCGCGGCGTGGCAGCAGGAGGGTCGGGGACGGCCGGCGAAGCGCTACCAGCTCACCGCCGAGGGCCGGGCCAAACTCGAGCACACCTACGACGATCTCGCCTCTGCGGCGATGCGCCAACTGCGTGAGCTCGGCGGTGACGAAGCCATCCGGACGTTCGCGCGTGGCCGCATCGACGCCATCCTCGCCGGAGTCGAGCCGGTGACCGGCGCTGAAACCGGCGACGAGGTCGAGGCCGCTGCAGACCGGATCGCGGGCGCGCTGACCGACGCAGGTTATGCCACCACCACGACCCAGGTGGGCGGGCCTGTTCGGGGTGTACAGATCTGTCAGCATCACTGCCCGGTATCACACGTGGCCCAGGAATTCCCGGAGCTCTGTGAGGCCGAGCAGCAGGCGATGGCCGAGATTCTGGGTACGCACGTTCAGCGGCTGGCGACCATCGTCAACGGTGACTGCGCCTGCACCACCCATGTTCCACTGTCCGCGGCCAAGGCTTAG
- the sufD gene encoding Fe-S cluster assembly protein SufD, with protein MNTNLTEAAEGIVKNKGELFASFDVDAFEVPGGRDELWRFTPLKRLRGLHDGSAPATGEAQIEVVERPGVTVQTVQRDDERLGQGGVPTDRVAAQAFSSFTSATVITVPRETEVAEPIEVTVTGPGEGAVAYGHLQIRVEEMARAIVVVDLRGSGTYADNVEIIVGDSAGLGVIWIADWADDMVHVSAHHARLGKDSVLGHVNVTLGGDVVRTSATVRFTAPGGDAKLLGTYFADDGQFFESRLLVDHAHPNCKSDVLYKGALQGDPDSALPDAHTVWIGDVLIRAEATGTDTFEVNRNLVLTDGARADSVPNLEIETGEIAGAGHASATGRFDDEQLFYLRARGIPEPQARRLVVRGFFGEIIAKIAVPSVRERLTEAIERELAITESRNS; from the coding sequence GTGAACACGAATCTCACCGAGGCGGCCGAAGGGATCGTCAAGAACAAGGGCGAGCTGTTCGCCTCCTTCGACGTCGACGCCTTCGAGGTACCCGGTGGCCGCGACGAGCTGTGGCGGTTCACCCCGCTCAAGCGGCTTCGCGGTCTGCACGACGGCTCCGCACCCGCCACCGGCGAGGCACAGATCGAGGTCGTCGAACGCCCGGGTGTCACCGTGCAGACAGTGCAACGGGACGACGAACGACTGGGCCAGGGTGGTGTTCCCACCGACCGCGTTGCCGCGCAGGCATTCTCGTCGTTCACCTCCGCGACGGTGATCACGGTGCCGCGCGAGACCGAGGTGGCCGAACCCATCGAGGTCACCGTCACCGGCCCGGGCGAAGGCGCGGTGGCCTACGGCCACCTGCAGATCCGGGTCGAAGAAATGGCGCGGGCCATCGTCGTCGTGGATCTGCGTGGCAGCGGGACCTATGCCGACAACGTCGAGATCATCGTCGGTGACTCGGCGGGGCTCGGGGTGATCTGGATCGCCGACTGGGCCGACGACATGGTGCACGTGAGTGCGCACCATGCCCGCCTCGGCAAGGACTCGGTGCTCGGACACGTCAACGTCACGCTCGGCGGCGACGTCGTGCGGACCTCGGCGACAGTGCGTTTCACCGCCCCCGGGGGTGACGCGAAGCTCCTCGGCACGTACTTCGCCGACGACGGTCAGTTCTTCGAGTCGAGACTGCTGGTCGACCACGCCCACCCCAACTGCAAGTCCGATGTGCTGTACAAGGGTGCGCTGCAGGGTGATCCGGACTCTGCGCTACCCGATGCGCACACCGTGTGGATCGGCGACGTGCTGATTCGCGCCGAGGCGACCGGCACCGACACATTCGAGGTCAACCGCAACCTGGTGCTCACCGATGGGGCCCGTGCCGACTCGGTGCCGAACCTGGAGATCGAGACCGGCGAGATCGCCGGCGCCGGACACGCAAGTGCCACAGGGCGCTTCGACGACGAGCAGCTCTTCTATCTGCGCGCTCGCGGTATCCCTGAGCCGCAGGCCCGTCGCCTGGTGGTTCGTGGCTTCTTCGGCGAGATCATCGCCAAGATCGCCGTGCCCTCCGTCCGCGAGCGCCTCACCGAAGCCATCGAGAGAGAACTAGCGATCACCGAATCGAGAAACAGCTGA
- the sufU gene encoding Fe-S cluster assembly sulfur transfer protein SufU, protein MTMRLEQIYQEVILDHYKHPHHRGLREPFAAQVHHVNPTCGDEVTLRVALSEDGETVTDISYDGQGCSISQASTSVLTDQVIGQSVGDALETIAAFSEMVSSRGRVAGDEDVLGDGVAFAGVSKYPARVKCALLGWTAFKAALAEAHTSNGHEEN, encoded by the coding sequence CTGACGATGCGGCTCGAGCAGATCTACCAGGAAGTCATCCTGGACCACTACAAGCATCCGCACCATCGCGGACTGCGCGAACCTTTCGCCGCACAGGTCCACCACGTCAACCCCACCTGTGGTGACGAGGTCACGCTGCGGGTGGCGCTGTCCGAGGACGGGGAGACGGTCACCGACATCTCCTACGACGGTCAGGGCTGTTCGATCAGTCAGGCATCAACCTCGGTGCTGACCGATCAGGTGATCGGACAGAGCGTCGGTGACGCGCTCGAGACGATCGCGGCCTTCTCGGAGATGGTGTCCTCACGCGGCAGGGTCGCGGGTGACGAGGATGTGCTGGGCGACGGGGTGGCGTTCGCCGGCGTCTCGAAGTACCCGGCACGGGTGAAGTGTGCATTACTGGGTTGGACAGCGTTCAAGGCCGCGCTGGCGGAGGCCCACACGTCGAACGGTCATGAGGAGAACTGA
- a CDS encoding cysteine desulfurase — protein MTTTVSGPLERTEIARIRSDFPILDRVMRGGCQLAYLDSGATSQRPVQVLDAERDFLVTSNGAVHRGAHQLMEEATDAYEQGRADTAAFVGAHPDELVFTKNATEAINLVSYAIGDERFASAVGPGDVIVTTELEHHANLIPWQELCRRTGAELRWFGVTDDGRIDLDSLDLDDRVKLVAFSHHSNVTGAVAPVAELVARAKAVGALTLLDACQSVPHQPVDFHDLDVDFAAFSGHKMLGPNGIGVLYGRGELLNELPPFLTGGSMIETVTMESTTYAPAPQRFEAGTPMTSQVVGLGAAARYLQDIGMAAVQQHEADLVAAALTGLSGIEGVRIIGPTSMQDRGSPVSFVVDGVHAHDVGQVLDDDGVAVRVGHHCAWPLHRRFGIAASARASFAVYNTADEVDRLIAGVRRAVEFFGRD, from the coding sequence ATGACGACGACCGTCAGCGGCCCCCTGGAACGGACGGAGATCGCCCGGATCCGGTCGGACTTCCCCATTCTGGATCGGGTGATGCGCGGCGGCTGCCAACTGGCATATCTGGATTCCGGTGCGACCTCGCAGCGCCCCGTGCAGGTGCTCGACGCCGAGCGTGACTTCCTCGTCACGTCGAACGGTGCGGTGCACCGCGGAGCCCACCAGCTGATGGAGGAGGCCACCGACGCCTACGAGCAGGGCCGCGCCGACACCGCGGCCTTCGTCGGTGCCCACCCGGATGAGCTGGTGTTCACCAAGAACGCCACCGAGGCCATCAATCTCGTGTCGTACGCCATCGGCGACGAGCGATTCGCATCAGCGGTCGGTCCCGGTGATGTGATCGTCACGACCGAGCTCGAGCACCACGCGAACCTGATCCCGTGGCAGGAGCTCTGCCGGCGGACGGGCGCGGAATTGCGCTGGTTCGGCGTCACCGACGACGGACGCATCGACCTCGACTCGCTCGACCTCGATGACCGGGTGAAGCTGGTTGCCTTCAGCCATCACTCGAACGTCACCGGCGCCGTCGCTCCGGTGGCCGAACTGGTGGCGCGGGCCAAGGCCGTCGGCGCACTGACGTTGCTCGATGCGTGCCAGTCGGTGCCGCATCAGCCGGTTGATTTCCACGATCTGGATGTCGATTTCGCGGCGTTCTCCGGCCACAAGATGCTGGGCCCCAACGGTATCGGCGTGTTGTACGGCCGCGGCGAGCTCCTCAACGAGCTGCCGCCGTTCTTGACCGGCGGGTCGATGATCGAGACCGTGACGATGGAGTCCACCACCTACGCGCCGGCACCGCAGCGGTTCGAGGCGGGAACTCCGATGACCTCTCAGGTCGTCGGCCTCGGTGCGGCCGCCCGGTACCTGCAGGACATCGGGATGGCTGCGGTGCAGCAGCACGAGGCCGACTTGGTCGCTGCCGCGCTGACCGGGTTGTCGGGTATCGAGGGTGTCCGGATCATCGGACCCACCTCCATGCAGGATCGCGGTTCGCCGGTGTCGTTTGTCGTCGACGGTGTGCACGCGCACGACGTCGGGCAGGTTCTCGACGATGACGGGGTGGCGGTCCGCGTCGGTCACCACTGTGCGTGGCCGCTGCACCGGCGGTTCGGGATCGCCGCGTCGGCTCGCGCGTCCTTTGCGGTCTACAACACCGCCGACGAGGTCGATCGGCTGATCGCCGGGGTCCGCCGTGCCGTCGAGTTCTTCGGTCGCGACTGA
- the sufC gene encoding Fe-S cluster assembly ATPase SufC: MTTLEVKDLHASVVSAEGGADIEILKGVNLTVKSGETHAVMGPNGSGKSTLSYAIAGHPKYTVTSGSITLDGQDVLEMSIDERARAGLFLAMQYPIEVPGVSMSNFLRTAATAVRGEAPKLRHWVKEVKGAMSDLDIDPSFSERSVNEGFSGGEKKRHEILQLGLLKPKIAILDETDSGLDVDALRVVSEGVNRYAETEHGGVVLITHYTRILRYIQPQFVHVFFGGRIIQSGGPELADELEENGYERFTQAAPAS, encoded by the coding sequence ATGACCACACTTGAAGTCAAAGACCTGCATGCCTCCGTCGTCTCCGCCGAGGGCGGTGCCGACATCGAGATCCTCAAGGGCGTCAACCTCACCGTGAAGTCGGGGGAGACCCATGCGGTGATGGGTCCCAACGGATCTGGTAAGTCGACGTTGTCGTACGCGATCGCAGGCCATCCGAAGTACACCGTCACCTCCGGATCCATCACGCTGGACGGCCAGGACGTGCTGGAGATGAGCATCGACGAGCGGGCTCGAGCGGGGTTGTTCCTCGCGATGCAGTACCCCATCGAGGTGCCGGGCGTGTCGATGTCGAACTTCCTGCGGACCGCCGCGACCGCGGTCCGCGGTGAGGCTCCCAAGCTCCGGCACTGGGTCAAAGAGGTCAAGGGCGCGATGAGCGACCTCGACATCGATCCGTCGTTCAGCGAGCGCAGCGTCAATGAAGGGTTCTCCGGCGGCGAGAAGAAGCGCCACGAGATCCTGCAGTTGGGCCTGCTCAAGCCGAAGATCGCCATCCTCGACGAGACCGACTCGGGTCTGGACGTCGACGCGCTGCGGGTCGTCAGCGAGGGTGTCAACCGCTACGCCGAGACCGAGCACGGCGGCGTCGTGCTGATCACCCACTACACCCGCATCCTGCGGTACATCCAGCCCCAGTTCGTGCACGTGTTCTTCGGCGGACGGATCATCCAGTCCGGTGGTCCGGAGTTGGCCGACGAACTCGAAGAGAACGGCTACGAGCGCTTCACGCAGGCCGCACCGGCCTCGTAG